One Betta splendens chromosome 5, fBetSpl5.4, whole genome shotgun sequence genomic window, TTGCCATCCCTCCTTGTTAAATTAGGGGCTGTCATTTTCATGCCTAGCAACCATAGAGAATCAGGGTAATGAGCTGAGACGTGGCTGGTCCTCGGATTGACATTTCTCTCTTGTTCCGCAGACGGTGCTATTACTCGCAAAGTAAATTTGAGTCCTGCACCTTCAGCCCATCAATTCTTTATAACCGGAGATCCGAGTTTGAATAATACAAATACTCTGCTCTGCCATAATCCATCTGTTACTTCATTCACACGTTTCTCTCTCACCTTCTGTCCTCCCTTGATATCTCTTCTGCTGCATGAGCAAACCCAGCTGCCCATAgagtactgtaatactgtaaccCTGTACAACAGCATGTTGGCTGCATGAGCATCTTCATTCATTTAGGTTGAAATGAAGGAATTTAATCAGATATATGGTTAGATATGTGGttaacttgtgtccaaatgattCATAGAGAAAGTCTAGTAAATTagagttttaattaaaactataaAGGTTCAGACAAAGACTTCACTTCAAATacgctttttgtttttcaaggcTCATCACATCTGACTGTGCTTCTAGTGTTACTGATGATGGGGACGCTCATCTTCATTAGGAAAAGAAAGACGAGGTCCTTTAAGTGTGTACGAGTGCAGTTTTGAAGTATTGTGTTTAGTTATGATTTCGTGCTACCTGATCCTGCATTAAAGGCTAACGGCTCCATTAGGGGCTGAAGCACTATTCCAGCCCAGCCAGCAGTGTGTATGTGAGCAGTGAGCGTACAGCGATAGCTGCCAAAACAGGTCCATGTGGGCCGACGACaccattacagcagcagcattcacGCATCAGCACTAGCGTCCCAATAAACAGCGACGGGAGGCGTTCCGCTTTCATTTTTAACACCTCACGCGTACTGCACGTGTGAGTACTGCATGTACATGCGTGTACTGAACCATACTGCACTATATGGTGTACAGTGGATACAAATAATCTGCATCTCTGCGTGCATTTCAAGAAAATTTTTACTATATCCagtatgttttactgttttaggTGATTAACACtaagaagaaaatgaagaaaaagaaatatgtCAACTCAGGAACGGTGAGTAGAGTTTCACTCCAGCAAGTGCTGCGTCTTTGTCACTTCTACTAACTGACTCCTGATTCACATGCACCATTGTCAATAATGATCTCCTGTCCCGACATGATGTATATTTTTGAGGATCTGAAACTGTGTAGTTGTTGAAGTGAGCCTGGATTGTAATGTATTCAAGTGGCGACCGAGCGAGCCTCCCATTTTCACACGAACCCCCCCAGCGGTGGGGGCGTGTGCAGGTAATGCATACAAATGCGTCCCATCCTCAAACTGGCAACGGCACTGACTCCATCACCAGGAAGCAGGCAGCTCCCGTGTCGTCCTGAAGAGAGCGTCGAGGGCTGAACCCATTTGTATTTAGGAGGAAAACATGGACGGCACCGCGTTTAATCAAAGCTGTCCTCCCCGTCTTTAATTCCAGGTGACCCTGCTCTCGTTCTCCGTGGAGTCAGAGTTCACATTCCTAGATTACATCAAAGGAGGGTGAGTGAGCGCATGCTAAAGCAGCCACGCAGTGGTGGTTTCATCTGAGTCCAGTGAATGAACATGTATGTATGCTTAAATGGGGCGGATGAAGCGGCTGCGGGATGAGGTCATGATTCCAGATTGACTGATTTCCATggattcaaattcaaattcttCCACGATGAATAAATTATTTCTGCAGCGTGAAATAAAGAAACTTTCATCGGCAACAGCATCTCCACCACTGACAGTGATGGGGCTACGAGCGATGCACGAGTCCACTTTAAAGGAACCTTCCGTGACCTTCCGTTTTACCTGCCTCCATCTTTTACCTGTTTCAGTTATGGTCAGTGGTGTAGATGTAATATTAAGGCGATGAATATGTCTTGGCCCCCCTCGGACCTTTCCTCTGGTGCTGGAGTGGACGGGCGGCTGTTTCTCAGGTGACGCCTGCCTCTCAGGCAGGTTGAGCCGCTCTTTGATCTCCGTTGCAGCAGCTGAGCCGTCGCAGGTTTTATGGGCTGTGGCAAGTGTGACAGGTTTGGCTGGCAGTTCGCTGCTTCGGCTGATCCATGACACAATGACCCGGAGGTTCAGTGGCGCCTCCGTCTGCACGTCGCGGAGCAATTCCTTGCTCTTAACAAGTCAGGAACGCGTCGATTTGCCGAAGCTCTTTGCTGCAGAGAAGAGAGACGACGCCGCGTCTTTTATAGCAGAGGCAGCGCTCAAGCACTTTTCATCGCGCCGCAGAATGAACTCTGTAATCATTAAAGGACGAGGGACAATCTGGCTCCTCAGACGACGCGACAGCGCGTTCGCCCCAATGCAAAGTGAGAGTGAGAACCGCACAGGAaccagaaataaataaatcccaCGAGTCCTCTCTGCACGTGCTGAGTCCGTGTCCACTCAGGTCGTAATGCAGTCAAATCAATAAAATCAAGGTTAATGAATGCGGAGGTTATAAAGGTCAGGCTGTGGCCTAATCTCCATCCCCACCCCAGACTGAAAGGTTAATGTGAATCTTTAATTCATCCGTTTTATTATCATTCCTCTGCCCTCCTCCTATATATAACGCCAGCTTGTCACTCGGGCCCCACAGGCCTCGTTCCGTTGTCGTAAATTGGCATCGAGGGGAGTCCTTCATCAGCGGGGAAAATGAGATTATGATTTGCTCTTAAGTGCCGGCGCCGTCTAATTGCTCGTTACCCTGAGCCTCCCCAGCGCCCCCTGCCACCGCTCCGCGCCGAGGTGAAAGTCAGGCACACGGGCGGTCGCTAGCCACTTAAATCCCACCGACGACAGGGCCTGAACTTTTTGTCCGAACGCAGATGGAAGAGAATTAAATGACAATGGGAACATTAGCTATTGATCCGTTTGGAGCGGGATTATCGAaaggtttatttgtgtgtgtgtgtgtgtgtgtgtgtgtgtgtgtgtgtgtgtgtgtgtgtgtgtgtgtgtgtgtgtgtgtgtgtgtgtgtgtgtgtgtgtgtgtgtgtgtgtgtgtgtggactggaaTTTAATGAGCGCTggcatgttgttgttgttgtttgatgaTCTGTGAATTTTTCTCCTCATCTCTCCTCTTGTGCGTTTTCTTTTCTAGGACGCAGATCAATTTCACCGTGGCCATCGATTTCACGGCTTCTAACGGTGAGTGATGCTAATGGCAACGTGAATGTGTTCAGGCGGGTGTGAGCAGCTTTTTACGTTGACATGTTGGATTTCACACGCTGAGCACTGGACACACATTGTCTCCTAAAAGCAACATGTTGCTTATTGATGAGTCGACTGAAGCATCATCAGCTGCCATTAGATTATTGAGTGACTACAGCTTTTAGTGGCTTCTTAATCACGGTGAACTGCTGAATTGTGCTGGAATGGAAAGAAAAGTGTGGTGTTGGTGATGTTCACCTCCACCCTCAGCTCCACATAACCTTCTCTTGTGACTGTACGTCGTGAGCAGGAAACCAGCCCATTCCTGTGATCTAATAACACGTAGGAGCGATCGCCTACAATCTCACCGTGTCGCGACGATGACACCGGTGCTCAGTGAGCGGCCGCCTCGCCTGTTGTTACGGTGGGGATAATTATGAAGGTCGCAGCTATTGACAGGCTCCCGAGCGCTCTCCTAATTCATCATTTCTCGCCGTGACTTTCCCGCCGCGGCCGTGAATCAGGAATTAAGGGCAGTGATCCGTCTTCTTTGAGGACTGAACATGACAGCAGCACCTGACAGGAGCTGAATCGTTTTTTTTGCCTGTACCGTGACTGatggcgcccccccccccccccccccacacacacacacacacacacacccgcgccTGACACTGACCTGGTGATTGCTCTGTTTGCCAGGAAACCCCTCTCAGTCCACCTCGCTGCACTACATGAACCCGTACCAGCTCAACGCCTACGCCATGGCCCTGAAGGCTGTGGGGGAGATCATTCAGGACTACGACAGTGACAAGATGTTCCCGGCGCTGGGCTTCGGAGCCAAACTTCCGCCTGATGGACGCGTGTCGCACGAGTTTCCACTGGTGAAGTCGACCTCTCCCcgtttcacatttaattaatCTGTTTAGTGGTTTATAATATTTTTCAATTTTCAGAGTAACACCCCTGAGTCCTTGTACTTTATTGTATTTGGCTAATTTATGGCTGCCGTGCATGATCCGGCATGAAGAAGTGTGTAAATGGCATCTAATGAAGTCACTCCACGATCACCGTCGTCTCACTGTTTGACTAATGCACTCGACCGGACCATGAAATGAATCTTCTGTCCCTTTAAAGCTCGTCTCCCCTCTCTAGAACGGGAACATGGAGAATCCGTACTGCAACGGCATCGAGGGCATCCTGGAGGCGTACCACCAGAGCCTGAAGACGGTGCAGCTTTACGGGCCAACCAACTTCGCTCCGGTGGTGAACCACGTTGCCAGGTGAGCGAGCAATTCCCACTCGTCTGCTGAGAAAAGATGGGCGGGTGTCGTACGCGCTCAGGCCTCCGCAGTCGGGTTTCCTTTTATTTACTTACAAAGAAGCTTAAAAGTCACATTTTTCCATGTAAATCATTGTAGGTTCTGTGTTTAAGGTCCCGTTTGCTCAGTTCTTTTTCATCCCCTGCGGCAACGTGTCCTATTTTTGAtcctttcattattatttatacattatTCATATATCTTTTCAAATACTAAAAACAAATGTGGGGAACTGTAAACCCCACACTGACTTCCTCCCTAAATTAAACTTCTCTAAAGACAAAGATAAGACTTGTTTCTTTACACTGACAACATCTGAGCTATGAATGATGACTGACAGCCATCGCAGGTTTAAATGACCGCATGCGTCTGACATGGGCCAGTGTAAGCTGATGAACACATGAATTCGGCCTCCACCTCTCTCCCCGGCCTTCATCCGATTCCCCCAGTAGCTCTGTTGTCTTTAGAAATGCCACCGCCACAAAGCGCGAGTCCCACTTATCAAACTGTGGCAGGAAGTGTCAGCGTTCAGCCTCTGAATGTGTGGGAAGGCCGTTAATCTGTGAATCAAGCGCCGGCCTTGTGTTGAACCGGACCGATTGATCAGTGCTCACGAGGCATGAGAATAAAATGTTATCTGAAGTACAGCGTTGGCTCAGACTTTGAATTGAATTTCACATACAATGCATGGGGAGGCTTTTTTTTCTAGTTGACTTCCCAAATTAaatcctgctgctcctctaacCGTTGCCTGAAGGCAGCGATGGGCAGTGTTATCTATTCATTTTCTACATCCCTGTTTACACAAATgcaatacatttgtttttttgcattaaAAGAGATTAAACcgcatttgtgcgtgtgtgtgtgtgtgtgtgtgtgcgtgtgtacgtgcagATACGCAGCGACAGTGCAGGACGGTTCCCAGTACTTCGTGCTGCTCATCATCACAGACGGCGTCATCTCCGACATGGCGCAGACAAAAGAAGCCATCGTCAACGTAAGGACCAGTTACTTCCAGCCAGTGGTAAAGCTGGGATCCGTGTGGGCGCTGGTTCTGAGTGTGTGAGGCGGGAGTGGACACTGCTTCGTCTGAGGGTTGACTCACGGAGTAATGATTTAGCTCCCGGCAacactggagcagctgaaggcacTGATCTTTTCATTGTGAATTGATCCTTtaaagttttccttcctgttggAAAAACCAACATTGACTGTGTTCACGTCGGACTGGTTCAATGCAGGACCCGCCTTCGATCTTTGTGACTCGGCCCTGAGCTTTTCCTCTGACTCCTCTTCTCTCCCAGCTTTAGCAGGTGGCTCGCTTCCTTCGCTCTTCCGTGGACTCTtcttcccccctctcccccccccccccccccccccccccagcttgCCGCAGGCACAGAACACCCAGCAGACTGGATTTAAAGGGAATTTGCGACTGTTAGTCAAAACATTAGAACAGCCACACCTTCCTTTTAAGATCTTGCCTGCTGCTCTATCTCACTGCCGCCGCTGCGACGCTCCGCCGCCGTCCCCCCCTAACTCGCCACGGATCCAGGGCGGGCGAGGACACGCTGCTCAGGTTATATAAGTCTGCCTTCATACGTATTCATGCTGGAAAGCAGCTTCAGTGAGGAGCGAGGGGGACGCTTGGATGTGTGAACATCTGGAGCGGGTTTGGGTCGGttcctgcaggtgtgtgtgtgtgtgtgtgtgtgtgtgtgtgtgtgtgtgtgtgtgtgtgtgtgtgtgtgagtgtgtgcgtgcgtgttggaTGCTCTCTCTCGCATGTTTTCAGTGAGATCCGCTCATGTGGCGAGTTTTTCATCCACAGCAGAACCTGCTGTAGCCGGCGACTCCGCCTGTCAGTCACGCAGCAGGAAAGCCCTCCTCTGCTCACAGCCTGGGTCCCTGTGCTCCCGCGCTGCCTCTGCGGCGTTCTCGCTCACTACTACAAAGACTCCGTCTGcctctcttcatctcctcctctccttcccctcgATCTGAACCTTTTTGTTTTCACCCCTTCTTTTGCTCCTGTAAGCATTCGGTCTGAGTCGGAATCCTCTGCTGCCTTTGATGTTtgtcctctcatcctctccttGTTACCCATCAGTGCGCCGTGCTTCATCTCGTTACCGATGCCGGGACCCAGCGAAAGTCACTTTATCTGCTTTCACTTTATGTGCGATGCGGGGCTTCACAGATAGGTAATAGCCGACTTGTTTGTGTGAGATCGAGTTAGCGCTGCCTAGAATAAACGTTAATGCATAGAATCACACAGCTGCACGCAGGCTGAAATGACTGCTTGACTACATTCTGCTAAACTAGCACTACATGTTGCGTCCCTTCACCCACCCAGACGCGTTCTAGTGATAAATCATGGCGATTCATCCAGAATATTAGTTCTATCACCTCCATtatcctccctctccctcctcctcccggctCACGACCGCTTCCTCTAGTCCACTGCCACATAAAACCCCTATCGTGGCATCCGGTAACAGATTCATGACACTATTCTCCTCCGTGCGTATGAAAAGGCCCACATTTAGCTTTATCAGCCTTAAAATGGCAGCGTAGTGTTGGGCGCATGCTGTCGACGCGGGCTGGGAATTCTGGGGGTTTACGCTTATCTTCGGGAGACTCAGattatggtttatttatttctgtctggCGGCTCCGGTTCCAATAGCGCTGACCTGTGGGCACGGCGTCTCCAAGGATGTTGTTAGTGTCGTCTGTGGGTTTAATCTCCACTGATAGGCCTGATAGCCGGCGTTCCGTCCTGAATGTGTTAGCGTGTTTAGGGCgtgtctgctgctcctgtgtgaGCTGACGTCTCACCAGTCCTGTAACTACTGGAAGAAACATGATTAGCCTAATTGGGATACTGCATGAGGGAATCCTGATACTTACAATGACAAGACTGTTAATTACCTACCACGTACACATGTAATTGAGTTACTATTGGCTATTGGTTTTACATTATTCTCTGCACTCTCTTTGACTTTCTGTTTCTAACTCGccctcttctccccctctctctccttctctctctctaagGCCTTTCTTATTTAAAGGTCAATTAGCCGGTAAAGCGATAATGCAGAACATTAGTGCGAGTAACCGACATGGGTGAGCGAGTAATTACTACAGTGTCCGACGTGCAGCAATGGGCAAAACACGCCAGTGGTGACATGAACAACCTTCGCTCTCCTCGAGACCGAACCTGTGGCGTGCCGTGAAAATGAGCTGTTGTCCTTTCATTTCTCTGCAGAGCGCCAAGCTTCCAATGTCCATCATCATAGTCGGGGTGGGTCAGGCCGAGTTCGACGGTAAATACGTGCTCGTTCTCTTTTTCATGCTTGTGAGGATATTGAGATCCCAAACAGCAAGTGCTCAATCTCTAGTTAGTGAGAATGACCCAAAACATGAAAAGAAATCCATATAACTCACACTCTAGGACTTTTACAGCCAGTTCGAACCTCTGTCTGGTGCTAATTCAGAGAAAGTACCCGAGAGGAAATATCTGTACAAAACTCGTGTGAGGCTGTAGCGATGCGGACGCGTAGGTGGATGTGGGCATAATTGTAGGAACAAAATGGCTAAGGTTAATTGCTGGGTTTGCAGTGTTTAGTGCTGATGATTCCAAATTTGCACAGAGACGATCACAAAGAGCTTATTAGTTGATTAGACATGCAGCAAGGCCAGATTACGCCctgcatcatcattattattatcattattattattattattattgcgcTATCGTTTTTCAGCGATGGTGGAGCTCGACGGCGACGACATCAGAATCTCATCCCGTGGGAAACTGGCGGAGAGGGACATCGTTCAGGTGAGTGACCCTCGCAGCATCAGCAGACACTGACTGCACCTCGAGCGGTTCCGTGGGGTCCAGGTCACAGACGGCGCCAACACGCGCCTGTCGGGCCCGCGTTTATGCAGTATTTACTATTTCCACGTTACTGACTTTACACGCCGACGCGCCGGTGAACATTAGAACGCCTGTTTCTGACGCCGCTCCATCTGTCGCCGTTAGCAACTCCAGCAGATCTGGACATCTGCGGCGCCTCCGAATCCCCGGCGATGCTGGAAACTTTGATATGACGCGTCAGTACGACGCCTCGCTGCTTCCCACTGGCGACTCGCTTTTTTGCCGTTGTGTTATGTTTTTAtgtgagaaataaaacaacactgtCAAGCTCTCGCACAAAATGC contains:
- the cpne5b gene encoding copine-5b isoform X5; translation: MQFCANKLDKKDFFGKSDPFMVFYRSNEDGTFTICHKTEVVKNTLNPVWQPFTIPVRALCNGDYDRTIKVEVYDWDRDGSHDFIGDFTTSYRELARGQSQFNVYEVINTKKKMKKKKYVNSGTVTLLSFSVESEFTFLDYIKGGTQINFTVAIDFTASNGNPSQSTSLHYMNPYQLNAYAMALKAVGEIIQDYDSDKMFPALGFGAKLPPDGRVSHEFPLNGNMENPYCNGIEGILEAYHQSLKTVQLYGPTNFAPVVNHVARYAATVQDGSQYFVLLIITDGVISDMAQTKEAIVNSAKLPMSIIIVGVGQAEFDAMVELDGDDIRISSRGKLAERDIVQFVPFRDYMDRTGNHVLSMARLAKDVLAEIPDQFISYMKSRGIKPNPAPPPYTPPGHTHHHTQI